The following is a genomic window from Bacteroidia bacterium.
AGTGAAACTATTCACCCCCGATAATCTTCGGATCAGCCACACCATTTTCAGAGACCGTCCATATGCTTCCGTTTTTTCAGTTACAACTTCCCGGATCTCCTCCAACCCGGTAAAAGGAATCCTTATCCAATCTTCATTGGAAGCAGGTTTGCTGGGGTTATTCCTTGCCAAAAATGTGCAGGGCGGCGCGCACGCCCTTTCCAGAAAAATTACAGGACATGAATATCCCTATAAGCCCATGGGCTGGCAAAATCAGATTTCACAGGGAGGAGAGCCAACATTCAGATACGCTGTATCGATAGACAAAAAATTGCTTCCATTCATCTGGAAAAGCCGCAATAATCCTGAAACAGAACATTTTTCTATCTCATCTACAGCTTCCGCTGAAGCAGGCTACCTCACCAGTGTATCAGCCGGTATCAGCAGCAAACTGGGATGGATCAATACAACAGGCTCAACTGCCCGAAAACAGGAATTTTTCTTTCATGGTAGCTACCAGTGTCGATTACAGGCATATAATGCCTTGCTTCAGGGACAGTTTCGACACTCTGAACACCGCATCAGCTATAGCAATCTGAATATTTTGATAAGACAATGGGAAGCGGGCATTACCTGGCGGAAAAATCGTTTCGCTACGGGGTACACCCTTTGTTACCGTTCCGCAGAGATTAGCAACACCAACCATCCAAATCACTATTTTGGACAATGGACAATGATCTACCAACTGTGATAGTTTCATCTGCTGTCGTATATTGTGGGGAAACCGAAAAGTATAAACTTAATTTTTATATGAAGGTTTCCCCACTTGCATTTTTAATGGTCGCATGGGTTTGCTGTGTATGGGGGTTTTCTGTTTCTGGTCAGCCCAATGAGTTGCGCTTTGAGCACTTTGGACTGGAAGACGGACTCCCCAATATGTCTGTACAAGCCTTAACCACAGATAGTTATGGTTTTCTCTGGGTAGGGACCTGGGATGGGCTCAGCAAATACGATGGTTATCATTTTACAAACTTCCATCCTTCGCCTCTCGATACGACAACGCTGAGTTTTCAGGATGTCAAGGCGCTGGACGTAGATGCAGATGGGAATGTCTGGATCGCAACCCAGGGCGGGCTCAACCGCTATGACCCGTTTTCGGGCAAATTCAGAAGATTTTTACCCGATCAACTAAACCCTTCGGCTATTCACAGAAGATTTGTCAATTCGGTTTATTGCAGAAAAGACGGATCGGTATTAGCAGGAATAGACTATTCAACCAGCTACAACATCTACAATCCGGTATGTGATGGTTTTGAAAGCACGGAGGTCTTTGGCGTTGCTTTGGACTTCATCGAAGTGAATGGCCAACTTTGGATTGGCACTTCCAATGGGCTTTTTACTGTCGCTTCAGGAAGTAGTATCGCGAAACCCGGTGGGTCAACTGACGCCATTCTGGCTGAGTTGAATGGCAGGAATATTCGCTGTTTCCAGCGCGGCCTGCACGGCGAGATATGGATAGGTACCCTCAACGGGCTTTATTGTTATTTGCCCGAACAACAAAAGCTGCAACACATGAACCTAACACATGGCCTGAGCCATCCCTATGTGCTTGCGCTTACCTGTGACAAATTTGGGGGAATCTGGGCGGGAACTTCTGACGGATTGAGTTACCTGCCACCGGGGGCAAACGAGTTCTCTGTTTTCCGGCACAATCCCAACAACCCTTTCAGTCTCACTAATGATGCTGTCATCGCCCTGCACATAGATGAATCTCAAAATCTTTGGGTGGGAACGGCTAATGGCGGGTTGAATAAAGCGCAACTCCATCTGGAGAAAAAATTCAAAACATGGAATCACACCGTTTTTGGCGCCCGCAACCGGGAACTGATGGTATTCCATTTTGCTGAAGGAAAAAACAACCGGCTTTGGGTTGCGACCAACCAGGGATTATATCTGCTGGATAAAACAGACAAAACCATTCTGGACATTTACAGCCAAAACCTTAAAGGAAAAAACGGGCTTCGCGGCAATGGGATTTTTTCGGTGTATGAAGATGGGCAGGATAATGTATATGTGGGAATCATGGACCTTGGACTAGATATTATCCGGCTGCAAACAGGCGTCATAGACCATTTCCCTGTCGATACGGATGCCCCGCAAAATATTCCCGGCAAAGATATCAGAGCCATAAAAGAATCCATATTTGAGGGGCGGCGCGTAATCTGGTTGGGCACAAACAGTGGATGGAGCGGCCACGATCCGGACCAGGAGATGATCCGATCCGTTTCAATGAAGTCAGGTGCCAACATCAAATGGAATGGCTATTTGTGGGATATTTTACCCGAAGATTCCACCCAAATGTTGTGGTTTATCTCTTCATGGGGGCTCTATCAATATGATCTCCGAAACGAAACATTCGTCATCGGAGGCTGGAATCCGTTACATTCGGGTGCCAATAATCTTTTCTACCCCGTCTCCATTTACAAAAACAACGATCATATCTGGCTCGGAACCTACGGAGCAGGCCTACTATATTACAACCTCACTTCCCAAACCTATCAAAATTACCGGATAGAGCACGGGCTTCCCAATAATATGGTCTATGGCATTCTCAGCGACAATAATCAAAACCTGTGGATGAGCACCAACCAGGGAATTGCGAAGTTTGAGCAGCAAAACGGAACATTTACCCGATACAGCACACAGGATGGACTTCAGGATGAAGAATTTGCCTCAGGCGCATATCTGAAAGCCGCAGACGGAGAAATGTTTTTTGGGGGCTTAAATGGATTTACCAGCTTTTATCCAGACAGTATTGGAGAAGACAACAGCATTTTCCAGCCCCATGTATTGATTCAGTCGGTAAAGGTTTCAGGTGAAGAAATTGAGACAGACACCGCCTGGCAGGTACGCAGAGAAATACGCTTACCCAACTATCGCAACCAGCACCTGGAAATCCGTTTTATCGCGCTGGATCTTTCGCGACCGGGAAAAAATCTCTATCAGTTTAAACTCAAAGGGTATGATCAGGACTGGAGCAAACCCTCAGAAAAAACTATTGCCCAATACACCCGAATTGATCCGGGAGACTACCATTTTATGGTCAGGGGCAGCAACAGCGATGGAGTCATGAGCCCGTACACGGCTGACCTCAAAATTATCCTGACACCACTTTGGTATCAGACCTATTGGTTTCAGTTTGGCGCACCGCTGGCCGCCATTCTGCTGGTTATTCTGTACATTTATCTGCGAGTGCAGCGCCTTCGCACTCAGGAGCAGCTTCGTCTCAACTATCGGATCGCCATGGTAAAACAGGAAGCACTGGCCGCACAGATGGATCATCATTTCACCTTCAACTCACTCAACTCGATTCAACGGTATATTACAGACAACGACAAAAGTTCTGCTATTCGATATATATCTCGTTTTGGCCAATTGCTCCGCCGCACCCTGGATCATGCCAAAAAAAACTACCTGACCATTGAAGAAGAACTCAGTACCCTCGACCTGTATCTGACGCTGGAGCAACTCCGTACCAAAGACCGGTTTGTTTATGAATTTATTACAGATCCAACTGTAGATGTATACAATACAGAAATTCCCACGAATCTCTTGCAGCCATACATAGAGAATGCCATCTGGCATGGGATTATGCCTTTGGAAGACCGTCAGGGAAAAATCAGGATATCATTCACACAGACTGACGATATCCTTACCTGCACGATTGAAGATAATGGGATCGGCAGAAAAAAATCAGCAGAATTGCGCGCCATGAGTCAGTTGAAACATACTTCCAAAGGAATGGAACTGATATTGGAACGAATAGAGACCCTCAACACGCTCGATCATACCCATATCAACATAACTGTACTCGATCTCGAAGAATTTTCGGAAGAGACTGGAACCAGAGTGGTTGTAACCATGCCGGTGAGGGCTTAGATCATCGACTGGATTTCTCCAATAATCCGTTGAGCCAGAGCATCTGCCTGGGTCTGAGTAGGCGCTTCGGTATAAACACGGATAATCGGCTCAGTATTGGAGAGACGCAGATGCACCCATGAATCAGCGAAATCCACCTTTATGCCATCTACATCATTGATTTTTTCATGTTGGTAGCTTTTTTTGAAAGCCTGCAGCAACGCTTCTATATTGATCCCGTCATTCAGCTCGATCTTCTCCTTCGCCATAAAATAATCAGGGTACGTGGCGCGGAGCGCGGAGCAGGTAATGCCAGACTTGGTGAGGTGAGATAAAAACAAGGCTATCCCGATAAGGGCATCGCGCCCGTAGTGAAGTTCAGGATAAATGATACCCCCATTTCCTTCCCCACCGATCAGCGCGTCAGTTCTTTTCATGATTTCAACCACATTTACCTCGCCAACAGCAGAAGCATAATAGCGGCAGCCATGTTTTTCAGCGACATCTTTCAGTGCCCGGCTGGAGGAAAGATTGGAAACCACTGCGCTTTTCTGGTGGTGGAGAATATAGTCAGCGATCGCTACGAGGGTATATTCTTCGCCAAACATTTTGCCATTTTCATCGATAAACACCAGGCGGTCCACATCGGGGTCAACAGCAATACCCAGGTCAGCACCATTTTCACGGATATAGTCGCAGATTTCTGAGAGATTTTTTTCCAGAGGCTCCGGGTTGTGAGTAAACCATCCGTTTGGCTGGCAGTTGATTTTCACCACATTTTTCACGCCCAGCGCAGTAAGCAGTTGAGGAACAAAAAGGCCCCCGCTGCTATTTACGCCATCGACGACCACTTTGAGATTAGCTTTTCCGATTGCGTAGCGATCTACGAGCTTCATATTCAAAATCTTCTGAATATGAATATCGACAAAATCATCGCGGTTGGTAACGGTACCGAGGTTTTGAACCTCTGTAAACTGATAGTATTTATTGGTAAGGATTTCGAGGATTTCGACGCCATCCTTTTTAGTGACAAATTCACCCCGATAGTTGAGGAGTTTCAGCGCATTCCATTCTACCGGATTGTGAGAAGCGGTAAGAATAATGCCCCCGGCGGCTTCCAGCTCGGGAACAGCAATCTCTACCGTAGGCGTAGTGGACAGACCAAGGTCAACGACCTGAAATCCCAGCCCCATGAGCGTACCGGTCACCAGATGGTGAACCATATCGCCCGAAGGGCGGGCATCTCGACCGACAACCACAATCCGCGAGGCAGATTTGAGGGTAAGCCAGGTGCCAAAAGCTGATGCAAAGTGAACAATATCAACAGGGGTAAGATTATCGCCGACAGTACCGCCGATAGTACCCCTGATACCAGAAATGGAGGAAATCAATGTCATAGCTGCAGGAAGTAGATTGCCGGGTAAAGATATACAAAAATCGCAATACCCTCTAAATCCCGCATCTATTTATCTAACTTTGAATGATAAACCTTCCACAAATGAATCATAGGGAATACGAACTTATCGAAGCAGATATAAAATCCCGATGTCTGGCAGAACTGCTGCCTCAGACGCGAATTCACCCGCTACGCAGTTTCAGTACACCTTTTGCGAGTGTTTTTGTCAAAAGAGAAGATGATTCGGGGTTTGGTATTTCGGGTTGTAAGCGAAGAAAGTACGCCTCTTTGATTTATTTTTTACTGGAAAAAAATATTCACAAAATAGCGCTGGCCGGCGGCAGCCACTCCAATCACTTGCCGGGTATACTTCAGATCCTTCGGGAAAAAGGGATTAAGCCCCACATCTTTGTAAAGGAAGCGCATGAAGCTGCGCTCAACGGAAACCGACTATTGCTGGATTTGCTCACCCAACCTGACGAGCTGACCTGGCTCTCTTCCCGTCTGTGGCCAGAAGTTGAAAAAATTGCAGGCAAATGGGTGGTGGAACAGGGAACATCCGCCTTTTTTATTCCGGAAGGGGGTAGTTGTGAACCGGCACTTCCCGGCGCACTCACGCTGATGCTGGACATCCTTCGAAATGAAGCAGAAGCCGGAGTTACTTTTGACCATATATTTATTGACTCAGGCACGGGATTAATGGCAGCAGCACTGGTAATGATGAACCATTTACTGGGGAGGAAAACCCAGATACATGTAGTACTGATAGCAGGCGATACAGACTATTTTTCCCGGATACTAAAAGAAACGCAAACCTGGACTCACACCCTGACAGGTATCACTTTGGGAAAAGTTGTGGAGCCCGAGTATCATATTCCGCTTACAGGCCGGTCATTTGGCAGTGTAAACGCTACCATTCTGAATGA
Proteins encoded in this region:
- a CDS encoding DUF2219 family protein, which codes for MRSVSLLLLFVLVFLQSGIGQSVQTISFYFDNDLLYFPLNEDRDYTFGMGIAFGGGQGSANPAGYLLNLADRATKISNWHKSAYASTFSTRWEVKLFTPDNLRISHTIFRDRPYASVFSVTTSRISSNPVKGILIQSSLEAGLLGLFLAKNVQGGAHALSRKITGHEYPYKPMGWQNQISQGGEPTFRYAVSIDKKLLPFIWKSRNNPETEHFSISSTASAEAGYLTSVSAGISSKLGWINTTGSTARKQEFFFHGSYQCRLQAYNALLQGQFRHSEHRISYSNLNILIRQWEAGITWRKNRFATGYTLCYRSAEISNTNHPNHYFGQWTMIYQL
- a CDS encoding pyridoxal-phosphate dependent enzyme, with the translated sequence MNHREYELIEADIKSRCLAELLPQTRIHPLRSFSTPFASVFVKREDDSGFGISGCKRRKYASLIYFLLEKNIHKIALAGGSHSNHLPGILQILREKGIKPHIFVKEAHEAALNGNRLLLDLLTQPDELTWLSSRLWPEVEKIAGKWVVEQGTSAFFIPEGGSCEPALPGALTLMLDILRNEAEAGVTFDHIFIDSGTGLMAAALVMMNHLLGRKTQIHVVLIAGDTDYFSRILKETQTWTHTLTGITLGKVVEPEYHIPLTGRSFGSVNATILNETRRLALEEGLLTDPVYTTKLFMTARETIQKKSFQGTALVVHSGGGTGLMGWGNRFSQKYSYDQ
- a CDS encoding two-component regulator propeller domain-containing protein, whose amino-acid sequence is MKVSPLAFLMVAWVCCVWGFSVSGQPNELRFEHFGLEDGLPNMSVQALTTDSYGFLWVGTWDGLSKYDGYHFTNFHPSPLDTTTLSFQDVKALDVDADGNVWIATQGGLNRYDPFSGKFRRFLPDQLNPSAIHRRFVNSVYCRKDGSVLAGIDYSTSYNIYNPVCDGFESTEVFGVALDFIEVNGQLWIGTSNGLFTVASGSSIAKPGGSTDAILAELNGRNIRCFQRGLHGEIWIGTLNGLYCYLPEQQKLQHMNLTHGLSHPYVLALTCDKFGGIWAGTSDGLSYLPPGANEFSVFRHNPNNPFSLTNDAVIALHIDESQNLWVGTANGGLNKAQLHLEKKFKTWNHTVFGARNRELMVFHFAEGKNNRLWVATNQGLYLLDKTDKTILDIYSQNLKGKNGLRGNGIFSVYEDGQDNVYVGIMDLGLDIIRLQTGVIDHFPVDTDAPQNIPGKDIRAIKESIFEGRRVIWLGTNSGWSGHDPDQEMIRSVSMKSGANIKWNGYLWDILPEDSTQMLWFISSWGLYQYDLRNETFVIGGWNPLHSGANNLFYPVSIYKNNDHIWLGTYGAGLLYYNLTSQTYQNYRIEHGLPNNMVYGILSDNNQNLWMSTNQGIAKFEQQNGTFTRYSTQDGLQDEEFASGAYLKAADGEMFFGGLNGFTSFYPDSIGEDNSIFQPHVLIQSVKVSGEEIETDTAWQVRREIRLPNYRNQHLEIRFIALDLSRPGKNLYQFKLKGYDQDWSKPSEKTIAQYTRIDPGDYHFMVRGSNSDGVMSPYTADLKIILTPLWYQTYWFQFGAPLAAILLVILYIYLRVQRLRTQEQLRLNYRIAMVKQEALAAQMDHHFTFNSLNSIQRYITDNDKSSAIRYISRFGQLLRRTLDHAKKNYLTIEEELSTLDLYLTLEQLRTKDRFVYEFITDPTVDVYNTEIPTNLLQPYIENAIWHGIMPLEDRQGKIRISFTQTDDILTCTIEDNGIGRKKSAELRAMSQLKHTSKGMELILERIETLNTLDHTHINITVLDLEEFSEETGTRVVVTMPVRA
- the glmM gene encoding phosphoglucosamine mutase, which codes for MTLISSISGIRGTIGGTVGDNLTPVDIVHFASAFGTWLTLKSASRIVVVGRDARPSGDMVHHLVTGTLMGLGFQVVDLGLSTTPTVEIAVPELEAAGGIILTASHNPVEWNALKLLNYRGEFVTKKDGVEILEILTNKYYQFTEVQNLGTVTNRDDFVDIHIQKILNMKLVDRYAIGKANLKVVVDGVNSSGGLFVPQLLTALGVKNVVKINCQPNGWFTHNPEPLEKNLSEICDYIRENGADLGIAVDPDVDRLVFIDENGKMFGEEYTLVAIADYILHHQKSAVVSNLSSSRALKDVAEKHGCRYYASAVGEVNVVEIMKRTDALIGGEGNGGIIYPELHYGRDALIGIALFLSHLTKSGITCSALRATYPDYFMAKEKIELNDGINIEALLQAFKKSYQHEKINDVDGIKVDFADSWVHLRLSNTEPIIRVYTEAPTQTQADALAQRIIGEIQSMI